AAGGTTCTTTGTCTCTATTGGGTGTGGACTTGAAGAATTTATTTTTTTCCCAATAAGCATACCACTTATCTTCTATTTCTTTCGGACTATATGTTTTTGAAATTTCCATTTGTTGAATCCCGCTTTTTTGCCTGATTTTGAATTAAAATGCAAAAATAAGGAATTAGTAGCAGAAAATTGATGTGGGTAAATTGGAAGTTTGTGGGGATATCAGCTGAGACGAATAATAATATATAAGGACTCAAAACTGAGGGTCAGAAAATTATTTTTCTTTATGTAAAGAATAAACCTATGGAAAAACTTTAAGTAGGGATAAAGTACTTCATCAATCTTTTATAAAATGCCAATTCCAAATAAAAAATTACCTCACATCAAGAAATGAAGTTTGTTTATACTTTTCAGTACATATTTTTTATAAAAAGAAAAACTAATCGTTTACAATTTTGATTGAATACTTGGTTAAAAATCTATAAAACAATTGCTTAAGGAGAACATCCCCCAGTTTGAGCTAAAAAGATAGTTCCGTTTTCGGCTTTGAATCCAGCGTTAAGTTCTATTGCTTTTGCTGAGTAATTAACTCTTGAATTGCCTGATATTATGTTTGTTGCTGTTATTTTTCCATTTGTACTTGAAGCTGTTTTTGTAACATTAACAGAAGCAAAGTTATCTGTTGGGTTAAGCAAAGTGACAGATGAAGCATTTGATAAATTTCTTACCTGTACTGGTATCGAATTTACAATACAACCAAGACCATTTGTAAATGATGCGGTATAATCACCCGGGGCTGTTGCTAATATTTGAGGTGATGTAACATTGAGTATAGACCAAAAAACCGAATTTATTGGAGACGAAGATGGAACTACCCAATTCGGCCCATTTACCAAGGTACCATGATTGTTGTTAGGCGTAGCATCAGCCGTAGTAATTCCAGTGCCTTCATCAAATTTATAATATGCAACAAGGCCCAAAGTGTTGTTTGCCACAGAATTGTTTTTGTTTACCAGAATTTCTTCCTGGGTTCTGGCAATATTCCATAGTCTGAGCTCATCCAAAGTGCCATTAAAATGATTGCATTGACATAACGAAGGTTGTTGTCTTCCTATGTTCATTTCCCCTGTATCTTGCATTATTGTCATAGAAGCCGAACCAGACGGAAGCCCGTTAATATAAAAAGTGATGATACCCCCACTAAGTGTAATAGCCACATGGGTCCAGGTATTTTGAGGCACGGGGTCATTTGAATAAACCCAAATACTGGAAGTTTTATTATAAAAACCCATTTTGTTGGCATTGCCGTTTGCATTTAATGACCACAAAAAATCATAGTCCCCTTTGTCTATAATTGTGGAATTGGTTCCAGAATATTTTACCCAGGCTTCAAATGTAGCTGAGGTAGTGAGATTTAGGCTAGCACTATGAGGAACAGTAACATATTGGCTATTTACACCAGAAAAATCTAGTGCGTTATTTTGTGAAATATTTGTTGATAAAGACACCGAAGCACCAGGACAAAATTCCAGGGGTCCCCCTGCAACAATAGTTGGTGGAATTGTGGTGGATTGAACACTAAAAACCGCTGGAGTACGGCAAGATAGCAAATGTTCGTCAGCAACATAAAAAGTAACTGACAAAGGATTAGATATATTGGAAATACCGGATCCAACTGCACCAACAGGATTAAAGACTGCCCCCGTTCCTATCTCGGTTCCACCCAATAGACTGGTAAACCATTTATTATTGTCACTTATTATTCCATCTTTTGAACTTTTTAGAGTAAAAGTGCCTGTGGTATTACTATCATAAGTACTTACCACTATAATATAAGTTTGACCTTGGGTAAGTGTATGTACCAACCGTGATTGCGAACCAAAACCGTTATCGTCATCACCTCTCAAAAAATTAACTGAAGGAGCGGCAGGATTGAAAGTCGTTTGATATAAAGACAAATAGGTGTCGTCAGAAGAAAAACTTGACAAATTTGCTAAAAATACCTCAAATACAGTTGATCCTGTAACCGGTGCCACAAAAGAATAACTTTTGAAATAAACGCTGGTTCCACTTGAAGTATAGTTTGTGGTATTGTTTCCGCTACCTCTTACGTAAGTTGGTCCAGCCTGTATGCTTCCGTTAATTACCTTGGTTTTTATGGTTGCCACCAGACCTTGCCCAGGAGATAAAGTACCACTCGAACATGTGGCTGCATAACCACTAGTAGAAATTGATTGAGGTGCTACTATTACACTTACGGGTTGGAAATTGTTGCAAATAGAAGAAGGACTAAGGCTGAAATAATATTTTACTGTTACAGGTATATTAGTAGTATTGATAAGGGTTTCACTTATTGAGGCGGTATTCCCGCTACCAGCTGCATTACTTATACCAGCCACCACAGGACGAACCCAGGCAAAACTTACACCCCCGGTTGCACTGGAAGCAGTGTATGTAAACAATGTATTGGAACAAATGCTTGTATTTATTGGTGAAGAAAGACTAGGCGAAGCGATAGGCGTAAAGTCTTCAACTACTTCACGGTCGTTATTTGAGATACCGGTAGATGCATTCATGCCTAAGCCCCTTCTGGCAAATGCCCTGCTAATGGCACATTTGTAGAGTCCATTAAATAATGCCTGGTCTGCAGCTATAATTGCATCTCTTGCCTGGATAAAACTTGGACTGCAAGGCTGCAAACGTAATCCCTCATTTACGAGTTTCATTGCAGCTACATTGCCAACCAGATTTGTGGTATTGTAAATATCAGGGACCAATTGATTGTCTTGCAAAATAATTTCCCATGTCATATCCCAGAGCATGGTGGCCCAAATTGACCCCACACCATGAGGTATTGAAAAAGCAACGTCTCCCACTTTACCATATGTTACCTGGCTGTTAACATTCGCCATATCATAAGAATAAGGGTATAATCTAATTCCCAAATCATTGGTCGCCTGACCTAAAGCATAAGTACCAATGCCTCGCGAAAGGTTGGCACTTGCCAGACTAGGAGTAAGAGCGGACCAATTGGTTGTGAGCATAAGGGCAAGATAATCACTCCAACCTTCTCCTCCTTGTTCGGCATTTTGTAAACAGCTCGAATTTCCAGGTCCCCCTGTTAATCTTGTTGACCAACCATGACCATACTCATGTGCTATAATGGCATTGTCGAAGTCTCCATCCGGTTGATATCCTCCAGCATCGTTCCAAAGAAACATTTGCATTCTACCTGATGTACCATCTATGGGTGTTAAAAAATTTGCATTATTCGACCCGGATCCATCCTGGGCGTCGGCAAATACATAATCATTTCCATTGCCTCCTCTTCCCATATTATTATTCTGAAAATTGCCACTTGGCTCATTAAATCCATATCTATAAAGCACATCATGGGTGAGGTTATTCCAATAAAACAAATTAGTGATGGCGGCGTTACGATTGGCAACTGAAGTAGAAATATCCTGTGTATAAGAAAAATCAAATTCAAGAGTTGCAGATATAGGGCTTGCACCTGTTCCATTGTTGCCATTATTATCTTCTTGAGCCCACACATTGTTGCCTCTGGTGGTTGTATAGTCAGTAGCTCCATCATTATGCCAGCCGTTGGTACCTCCGGGACCGGTGGTGGCAGGCACAAACCTGGTATAGGGTTTTTCCACAACAGACCTTGCACCATGATTTGGGCTTTCTAAAGGAATATCAAATACATTGTAGCTGCTATCTACCAACGCCAAAGGATTATCAGCTACATTCAGAGTTCGGTGTTGTTTTTCCGCAAAAGCATGCTTATGAGGATATCCAAAATCACAATGTATCACTTCGTCATTAGATCCTAATATTTCACCAGTGCTAGCATCAACATGGATATTCCAGCTATTCTGATAATCTAATGTGGAAAATCTCACATTCCATACCAAATTCACCGATGGTTTATTTTTACCTTCTCCATGTTCATTATGTAGCCAAAAGAGCTTTACTTCAATTTTTTCGTTGGATAGTTTTTTATCAGTAAAAATAGTTTTATTAATAATTCCTGAGCTCAACATTGTAGTACCAACAGTTGCTATTTCTTCTAAATCACTTACTGCCAGTTCCTTGAAAATTGCCGCTTTTTGAAGAGCTTCTACAGGTTTCAGCCTAACTTTGGAATCCGAAGTAATTCTTGATGGCAAATTTTCTACAAAACTGTTTCCTACATGAATTACATTCTCCCCTTTCAATGTAACATTCAGTAAACCATTGTAAACTTCTATTTCCTGGTAAGTTTGATTAAAATAAATATGATACCAACCGGTTGTTGATGAAAAATACCTGCTCGAAACTTGCATCTCCTGCAAGTCTTGATCGGATAATTTTTCTTGGGAGGCATTTTTCTTAAAATAATTTTTAACTAATTCTTCCTCATTTTGGGCAAAAGTTGTGAAGGTCAATAAGCTTAAAAAACAGCAATACAATAGCTTAGCCTTTAAGGTTATTATTATTCTCATGGCGATAGTTTTGATAAATTAAGGTAAGACAGCGATAATACTTCAAAAAAATTTACTTACTAAAATCTGTATGCAAATTTTATGTCCGAAAACTATCAAAAAAATATCTCATTGCAATGTTTTGATTTTTTTGATTTGTCTTTTAATAACCAAAAAAACAAAAATCAACCCCTAAAATCGCCCTTAAATGTAGAATTGAAGGCCTTTTTAGATAGATTAACCGCTTAATAGAAATTCCCCCAGAAGTAATTGTATTTTCTATTAAAGAACAAACTCAACAAAATTTCTTTCCATTTTACAATTATTTAAAAACCTGAAATCTTACTTTCAAAAAACAAAAAATGAAGCCTGGAAAGGGCAATTTATTTTAAAAGCTAAGCATTAAAAAATCGTAGGTAATTTTTTCACCAAAATTATAAAACGAACAAAGCCACCTGAGCATGACCAAAGGTGGCTTTTTAAAATTTCCCTTCTCAGAAGGGTTTCATAATCGGAGCAAACTATAAATGTTCCTCCACAAATACATTAAATTCTTTTTTCATTTCCTCAAAAAGGCTAACGAAAGTTTCTCTTCTTTCTTTTAAGGCCTCTTCTTCTTCGAGGGTGCGTTCCACAGATACAATTGGGGCTGTTTGTTCTTCTAATTCTAATTCGTTTTCTTGTTGTTTGATGTCATGACGGAAATAATCAATCTCGTTTCTTTGAATCAAAAATCTGTTTTGAAATTTTTCTACCTGAATCTTCACTTCTTTATCAGGATTTTTTGCACTGATGTGAGCCAATCGCTCTTCAAATTTTTTGAGTTGATCTTTGTAAAACTTCAAATCATTCAACCATTTGGTGTGCTCATCATGCAGCTCGAAGATATACGCTTTATTGTCCATTGTTTTACTGAATTTTATATACCAAAGCAAAACATTTGTATTGAAAAATAATATGATGACTGTCAACAAATGGAATGTAAAAAATCAACATAGCCTTTCCATCCTGTCTTAGATGTTTACAAAATAATGTTGGATTTGTTATTTTTTTCAGGTAAAAAACCATGCTCACTGCCCTTCATTCCACACAAAATGTGAACTTGGAAGCGATATTATTCGCCAATTTTTTATTTAATTTGAAAAAAAGCCACGGAAAATTCCCCCGTGGCTTTCTGCATTTATATAGAAAAGTTTACTTAACTCCAAACTTATAGATAGTAGTAGTAGAATAGGTTTCGCCCGGTTTCAACAAAGTAGTCGGAAATGCACTTTGGTTAGGCGAATCAGGAAAATGTTGGGTTTCCAGACAAAAACCGTAACGGTACTCATATTTTTTACCAGATTTACCAGTTGCCTTTCCATCCAGGAAGTTTCCGGTATAAAACTGTACAGCAGGCTCAGTAGTAATCACTTCCATTGTGCGGCCAGATACCGGTTCATGCACCATTGCCACAGATTTCAGACTATTTTTGGCATCATCAAACACCCAGCAATGATCATACCCTCCTCCCAATTTTATCTGTGTATCAGTAGTTTCATTGATTTTATCTCCTATTTTATGAGAAGTAAGAAAATCAAATGGTGTACCTT
The sequence above is a segment of the Cytophagaceae bacterium genome. Coding sequences within it:
- a CDS encoding M36 family metallopeptidase, coding for MRIIITLKAKLLYCCFLSLLTFTTFAQNEEELVKNYFKKNASQEKLSDQDLQEMQVSSRYFSSTTGWYHIYFNQTYQEIEVYNGLLNVTLKGENVIHVGNSFVENLPSRITSDSKVRLKPVEALQKAAIFKELAVSDLEEIATVGTTMLSSGIINKTIFTDKKLSNEKIEVKLFWLHNEHGEGKNKPSVNLVWNVRFSTLDYQNSWNIHVDASTGEILGSNDEVIHCDFGYPHKHAFAEKQHRTLNVADNPLALVDSSYNVFDIPLESPNHGARSVVEKPYTRFVPATTGPGGTNGWHNDGATDYTTTRGNNVWAQEDNNGNNGTGASPISATLEFDFSYTQDISTSVANRNAAITNLFYWNNLTHDVLYRYGFNEPSGNFQNNNMGRGGNGNDYVFADAQDGSGSNNANFLTPIDGTSGRMQMFLWNDAGGYQPDGDFDNAIIAHEYGHGWSTRLTGGPGNSSCLQNAEQGGEGWSDYLALMLTTNWSALTPSLASANLSRGIGTYALGQATNDLGIRLYPYSYDMANVNSQVTYGKVGDVAFSIPHGVGSIWATMLWDMTWEIILQDNQLVPDIYNTTNLVGNVAAMKLVNEGLRLQPCSPSFIQARDAIIAADQALFNGLYKCAISRAFARRGLGMNASTGISNNDREVVEDFTPIASPSLSSPINTSICSNTLFTYTASSATGGVSFAWVRPVVAGISNAAGSGNTASISETLINTTNIPVTVKYYFSLSPSSICNNFQPVSVIVAPQSISTSGYAATCSSGTLSPGQGLVATIKTKVINGSIQAGPTYVRGSGNNTTNYTSSGTSVYFKSYSFVAPVTGSTVFEVFLANLSSFSSDDTYLSLYQTTFNPAAPSVNFLRGDDDNGFGSQSRLVHTLTQGQTYIIVVSTYDSNTTGTFTLKSSKDGIISDNNKWFTSLLGGTEIGTGAVFNPVGAVGSGISNISNPLSVTFYVADEHLLSCRTPAVFSVQSTTIPPTIVAGGPLEFCPGASVSLSTNISQNNALDFSGVNSQYVTVPHSASLNLTTSATFEAWVKYSGTNSTIIDKGDYDFLWSLNANGNANKMGFYNKTSSIWVYSNDPVPQNTWTHVAITLSGGIITFYINGLPSGSASMTIMQDTGEMNIGRQQPSLCQCNHFNGTLDELRLWNIARTQEEILVNKNNSVANNTLGLVAYYKFDEGTGITTADATPNNNHGTLVNGPNWVVPSSSPINSVFWSILNVTSPQILATAPGDYTASFTNGLGCIVNSIPVQVRNLSNASSVTLLNPTDNFASVNVTKTASSTNGKITATNIISGNSRVNYSAKAIELNAGFKAENGTIFLAQTGGCSP